The Musa acuminata AAA Group cultivar baxijiao chromosome BXJ1-8, Cavendish_Baxijiao_AAA, whole genome shotgun sequence genomic sequence GATTAGTGGTTCTTGTGTTTTGTCAATATGCTATGATGTATTATCTGGTGCTTTTGCTAAGCTCtaatcatttgttaattattatcTGTCCATTTCTGAATTTACCATACATCTATGATTATGAAATAGATCTACTATTCAGATAAATTGATTATCTCAGAGGTCACTGGCAGTGTTAGTGGTACCTGGTATCCACCCTATTAAACATGTTGGATATGTCTCAGTTTGTTGGATGCTTATCATATTATTTgatcatatattataatattaaaggaGAGAAAGTGgacctttttgtttttttaacaTTATTATGCATCCATCTTTGAAGTTTATTATCATGACAATGAAATATAAGTATCGTGCaatgtattttaaaaaataaagttcCATATGCCTTGCAAtttcttttttgtcttctttcATACTGGAAGCTTGGATATGAATCCTATTTAATTCTTTTGTCCACATCTGTGCGACTGTTCTGTTTGGTGGCACCTATATGCACCTTCGGTAATTGGTGGATCTGTATTAATGATCGATCTTCATTGTACTAAAGTTACCTACTTTGTGTTTCTATAACGTTGATTCAGTCACTAGTGCTTTATCTATTTgccttttcatttctttctttCCGAAAGGAATGCCTTCATGGCGCTTGTTGATTCAGTTGCTTTTACTTTTATTAGTATCGTCTACGTTCTACTTGATTTAAGATACTTGGATGCAAGTGCTGCTTTTTCCAAGTATTCCATTGTTGACTTTTACcattgtgattggcttgttatTAATATATGTATAATTTCTTTTGAAATTGTTTGCTTGATTTTATtagcttttatctttttttatcgtGCATTTATCTATTGCAtactgaaaattttcttttaccaATTGCTAGGAtaatttttatgcatgagattacaTTATGACTAGTTGTCAGTGCTTATGAACAATCTGATCACATCTTAATTCACTTTCAGACTGCAGCAAAGCGATGAAACACCAATGGTATGGGAGATGTTGCTTTACCTTTATGTTCTTTACTCACCGGACTGGCACTATAGGAGCACTATGCCTACTTTTCTTTTCCTCTATGGTGCTGCCTTCGCTGTTGCTCATTCATTGGTGCGTTTTGGAATAGGATTCAAGATACACTATGTTGGCCTTTGTCTTCTATGTATCCCGCGGATGTACAAGTATTACATACAAACAAAAGATGCGGCAGCTAAACGGCTAGCCAAGCTCTATGTTGCGACAATATTTCTCGGGGCTATATGCTGGTTGTTCGACCGAATGTTCTGCAAGAAATTATCACACTGGTATATTAATCCGCAGGGTCATGCGTGGTGGCAT encodes the following:
- the LOC103995612 gene encoding alkaline ceramidase isoform X2; translation: MEDSGISSFWGPVTSTTELCEENYAHSSYIAEFYNTISNIPCILFALIGLTNALRQRLQQSDETPMVWEMLLYLYVLYSPDWHYRSTMPTFLFLYGAAFAVAHSLVRFGIGFKIHYVGLCLLCIPRMYKYYIQTKDAAAKRLAKLYVATIFLGAICWLFDRMFCKKLSHWYINPQGHAWWHVLMGFNSYFANAFLMFCRAQQLGWEPQVVHLFGVFPYVKIHKPKKQE